The following are encoded together in the Desulfomicrobium apsheronum genome:
- a CDS encoding DNA-binding protein, which produces MARATGRHEKTLYKSLSSKENPNLKTLMDVAEAMGMRIPLVPTDKHYGHNA; this is translated from the coding sequence GTGGCCAGAGCGACCGGGCGCCACGAAAAGACGCTGTACAAGAGCCTGTCCAGCAAAGAAAATCCAAACCTCAAAACGCTGATGGACGTGGCCGAAGCCATGGGCATGCGCATCCCCCTGGTCCCGACGGACAAGCATTATGGGCACAATGCATGA
- a CDS encoding helix-turn-helix transcriptional regulator, with amino-acid sequence MLERTRKPHTDNVTLCATGPASRLADVEKALSGLGFSIQEAEDAIPWREVFNTPESEMPASMLRGARYREDMTQEELAKAAGIPRRHISEMENSKRPIGKQNARKLAEVLKVDYRVFL; translated from the coding sequence ATGCTGGAACGCACGAGAAAGCCCCATACTGACAACGTGACCCTTTGCGCCACCGGTCCGGCCAGCAGGCTGGCGGACGTGGAGAAGGCGCTGAGCGGCCTTGGCTTCTCGATCCAGGAGGCAGAGGACGCCATCCCATGGCGGGAAGTTTTCAATACTCCGGAATCCGAAATGCCCGCATCCATGCTGCGGGGCGCACGCTACCGCGAGGACATGACCCAGGAAGAGCTTGCCAAGGCCGCTGGCATCCCCCGGCGCCATATCTCCGAGATGGAGAACAGCAAGCGCCCCATCGGCAAGCAGAACGCCCGCAAGCTGGCCGAAGTCCTGAAGGTTGATTACCGGGTGTTTCTGTAG
- a CDS encoding restriction endonuclease subunit S produces the protein MTKGWQTKTLGEIADVKGGKRVPKGYKLQTEPTDHPYITVSDFTDDGTIDTSRLRYVSQEVFEQIKRYTISSKDLYLSIAGTIGKTGYVPDELDGANLTENACKLVLHPGTSRDFLYYFTKSSDFADQAGANTRTAAQPKLALERLKTIKLCIPPLPEQQRIVAILDDAFADLATAKTNAEKNLQNARALFESHLDAVFSQREAGWEETTLEKILNTQPRNGWSPPAANHSDTGTPVLTLSSVTGFQFRPEKIKYTSAPTDNHRHYWVNNGDFLITRSNTPELVGHVAIASGIEQPTIYPDLIMRMNPNPEEIMTEFLFYQLRTAKLRSEITSRAHGANPTMKKLNKEAVQTLPICVPTLPTQKSILNSLNRLADETGRLARIYEQKLTALGELKQSLLHQAFSGQL, from the coding sequence ATGACCAAGGGGTGGCAAACAAAAACACTTGGTGAAATCGCCGATGTAAAGGGAGGGAAGCGTGTTCCCAAAGGCTACAAATTACAGACTGAGCCAACAGATCATCCATATATTACGGTGTCGGACTTCACTGACGATGGCACAATCGACACGTCAAGACTGCGATATGTCAGCCAAGAAGTATTTGAGCAGATCAAACGCTACACAATATCCTCAAAGGATCTCTACCTGAGCATTGCGGGAACAATCGGAAAGACAGGCTATGTTCCTGACGAGTTGGATGGAGCGAATCTGACTGAGAATGCATGCAAGCTCGTTCTTCATCCTGGAACGAGCAGGGACTTCCTGTACTACTTTACAAAAAGCTCCGACTTCGCTGATCAGGCGGGAGCAAACACCCGAACTGCTGCACAACCCAAACTGGCACTAGAACGTTTGAAGACGATCAAACTTTGCATCCCTCCGCTCCCCGAACAGCAACGGATCGTCGCCATCCTTGACGACGCCTTTGCGGACCTCGCCACCGCCAAAACCAACGCCGAAAAGAACCTCCAAAACGCCCGCGCCCTCTTTGAAAGCCATCTCGATGCTGTCTTTAGTCAGAGGGAAGCGGGGTGGGAGGAGACAACTCTTGAAAAAATCCTCAATACGCAACCCCGAAACGGATGGTCCCCCCCTGCCGCCAATCATTCAGACACAGGCACTCCTGTGTTGACTCTCTCATCTGTCACGGGCTTTCAATTCCGGCCTGAAAAAATAAAATACACTTCTGCCCCCACTGACAATCATCGACATTACTGGGTTAATAATGGTGATTTCCTGATTACTCGAAGCAATACGCCAGAACTCGTTGGACATGTCGCGATCGCTTCTGGCATTGAGCAACCAACGATATACCCAGACCTAATCATGCGAATGAATCCAAATCCAGAAGAAATAATGACAGAGTTCCTTTTTTATCAGTTACGCACAGCGAAACTGCGATCAGAAATTACTTCACGGGCACATGGAGCAAATCCGACAATGAAAAAACTGAACAAAGAGGCGGTTCAGACACTCCCAATCTGTGTACCGACTCTGCCAACACAAAAGAGCATTTTAAATTCATTGAATCGCCTTGCCGACGAAACCGGACGCCTCGCCCGAATCTACGAGCAAAAACTTACTGCCCTTGGCGAACTGAAGCAATCCCTGCTGCATCAAGCCTTCAGCGGCCAACTCTGA
- a CDS encoding FlxA-like family protein codes for MEIGGTESVMTMRTGYPARERVTGNKQASQGDTVSLSSEAKRLLEYFRSKQVNAMDRDDTQGTSSAATTASVGKGADGTSSTSVKGVDAGESSGAAGNSGSGSQVEDIEKRIKDLMDKVKHIMDSDLPPEQKQSAAAPYLQQIQELQQQLQQLMTEQLQDA; via the coding sequence ATGGAGATCGGCGGCACGGAATCGGTCATGACCATGCGCACAGGCTATCCGGCTCGGGAGCGCGTAACTGGAAATAAACAGGCAAGTCAGGGGGATACGGTCAGCCTTTCATCGGAGGCCAAGCGTCTGCTTGAGTATTTCCGAAGCAAGCAGGTCAACGCCATGGACCGGGATGACACGCAAGGGACGTCCTCCGCCGCGACAACGGCATCCGTGGGCAAGGGCGCTGATGGCACGTCCAGCACGTCGGTCAAGGGCGTCGATGCCGGCGAAAGCTCCGGAGCAGCAGGCAATTCCGGGTCGGGCAGCCAGGTCGAGGATATCGAAAAGCGCATCAAGGACCTCATGGACAAGGTCAAGCACATCATGGACAGCGATCTGCCGCCCGAGCAGAAGCAAAGCGCTGCCGCCCCGTATCTGCAGCAGATCCAGGAGTTGCAGCAACAGCTGCAGCAGCTTATGACGGAGCAGTTGCAGGACGCCTAA
- a CDS encoding NfeD family protein — translation MRNYIHSNLLRSGAVLAAILLVALVGSVLTPWADTGQKKAYVLTIDDAIGPATRDHIVRNITRAERDGAEVIVVRLNTPGGLDASMRDIIRKILASEVPVATWVAPSGSRAASAGTYIMYASHIAAMAPATNLGSATPVQIGGGDSDKSPSAWERARDALSKNADKDGAEGANATEEPENLPDDAMGRKVVNDAVAYIKGLAERHGRNAGWAERAVREAVSLTSSEALEQNVIDLIATDLPELLEAMNGREVRMADGSRTLDTAGLTVVEIETDWRTELLAIITNPTLAYMLLMVGIYGLILEGYNPGAMVPGVIGGICLLLALYAFQILPVNYAGLALILLGLALIGVELFVPAFGILGIGGIVAVVAGSVILFEGDMPEFRINTAVIAGMGAGSALVFGGIVWVAARTLRKPRLSSRDAMVGLEAEAIQDFTDGSGRVHLRGEDWSARSSHPIRQGDKVRIMAMEDEGLVLSVIPAPTGNGNQ, via the coding sequence ATGCGCAATTACATACACTCCAATCTCTTGCGTTCAGGCGCCGTGCTGGCGGCGATTCTTCTTGTCGCGCTGGTCGGTTCTGTTCTGACGCCGTGGGCGGACACGGGGCAAAAAAAAGCCTATGTCCTGACCATCGACGACGCCATCGGACCCGCCACCCGCGATCACATCGTGCGCAACATAACCCGTGCGGAGCGGGACGGCGCGGAGGTGATTGTGGTGCGTCTCAACACTCCCGGCGGTCTCGACGCTTCCATGCGCGACATCATCCGCAAGATCCTGGCCTCCGAGGTGCCGGTGGCGACCTGGGTCGCGCCGTCAGGGTCCCGTGCGGCCAGCGCCGGAACGTACATCATGTACGCCAGTCACATCGCGGCCATGGCCCCGGCCACCAACCTCGGTTCGGCCACGCCGGTTCAGATCGGGGGCGGTGATTCCGACAAGTCCCCATCGGCCTGGGAGCGTGCCCGGGATGCCTTGAGCAAGAACGCGGACAAGGACGGCGCAGAGGGCGCCAACGCGACGGAGGAGCCCGAGAATCTGCCGGACGACGCCATGGGCCGCAAGGTCGTCAATGACGCCGTGGCCTACATCAAGGGGCTGGCCGAACGGCATGGACGCAATGCCGGGTGGGCCGAGCGCGCGGTGCGCGAGGCCGTCAGCCTGACCTCGTCCGAGGCGCTGGAGCAGAACGTCATCGATTTGATAGCCACGGACCTGCCCGAACTTCTTGAGGCCATGAATGGGCGCGAGGTGCGCATGGCAGACGGCTCGCGAACCCTTGATACGGCTGGCCTGACAGTGGTCGAGATCGAGACGGACTGGCGCACCGAGCTGCTGGCCATCATCACCAACCCGACCCTGGCCTACATGCTGCTGATGGTCGGCATCTACGGTCTCATCCTCGAAGGCTACAATCCGGGCGCCATGGTGCCCGGCGTCATCGGAGGCATCTGTCTTCTGCTGGCCCTGTATGCCTTCCAGATCCTGCCCGTGAATTATGCCGGGCTGGCGCTCATTCTGCTTGGCCTTGCGCTGATAGGAGTGGAGCTTTTCGTTCCGGCCTTCGGCATCCTCGGGATAGGCGGTATTGTCGCCGTGGTGGCCGGTTCGGTCATTCTCTTCGAGGGCGACATGCCCGAGTTCCGCATCAATACGGCTGTCATCGCCGGCATGGGCGCCGGTTCGGCCCTGGTCTTCGGCGGCATCGTCTGGGTGGCGGCGCGCACCTTGCGCAAGCCGCGCCTGAGCAGCCGCGATGCCATGGTGGGCCTTGAGGCCGAAGCCATCCAGGATTTTACCGATGGATCCGGACGGGTGCATCTACGTGGCGAGGACTGGTCGGCCAGGTCAAGTCACCCGATTCGCCAAGGCGACAAGGTGCGCATCATGGCCATGGAGGACGAGGGGCTCGTTCTTTCCGTCATCCCGGCGCCAACCGGCAACGGCAACCAATGA
- a CDS encoding class I SAM-dependent methyltransferase — protein sequence MGNPKTETIRLAETYAAKGDPDGWFEEFYDRAGGDISRVYWADLEPNPLLLDWVDAHPTPAGRRAVVVGCGLGDDAEALRERGYSVVGFDISPSAIDMCRKRYPDSPVEYVVADLFDLPASWLRGFDLVYECNTIQILTGANRLRALSAIAELVAPDGEVIVSCRSRASDDHSQTFPIALDRHEIDGFVREGLTETHFLAYDDHQDPPVPHFFAVYRRLA from the coding sequence ATGGGCAACCCGAAAACCGAGACAATCCGCCTGGCCGAAACCTACGCCGCCAAGGGCGACCCCGATGGATGGTTCGAGGAGTTCTATGACCGGGCAGGTGGTGACATCAGCCGAGTGTACTGGGCCGACCTGGAGCCCAATCCCCTGCTCCTCGACTGGGTCGACGCGCATCCCACTCCGGCAGGCAGGCGGGCCGTGGTCGTCGGTTGCGGGCTGGGCGACGACGCGGAGGCGCTGCGGGAGCGCGGCTACTCGGTCGTGGGCTTCGACATCTCCCCTTCGGCCATCGACATGTGCCGCAAGCGCTACCCGGACAGCCCCGTTGAATACGTCGTGGCCGACCTGTTCGACCTGCCCGCTTCGTGGCTGCGCGGCTTCGACCTTGTCTACGAGTGCAACACCATCCAGATCCTCACGGGGGCCAACCGGCTCAGGGCGCTGAGCGCCATCGCCGAACTGGTCGCACCCGACGGCGAGGTCATCGTCTCATGCCGCAGTCGCGCGAGCGATGACCACTCGCAAACCTTCCCCATCGCCCTGGACCGCCACGAAATCGACGGCTTCGTACGCGAGGGCCTGACCGAGACGCATTTCCTGGCCTACGACGACCACCAGGACCCACCCGTCCCGCATTTTTTCGCGGTGTACAGGCGTTTGGCCTGA
- a CDS encoding four helix bundle suffix domain-containing protein, producing the protein MSADQKNGKHGMNVMDEKHEKTGNCKAPGSHNSHISHSEPPWPNTRPIIPPRGDYQTLLSFQKAEVIYDITFRFAHKHLSRGDRTVDQMIQSARSGKQNILEGSKAGLTSKESEIKLTNVGRASLEELLADYRDYLRVRDHAIWDKDSKEAQFVRRLGRKVPHTFELYREFVETRPPKVIANIAICLIHQANYLLDQQLCRLEKDFLEQGGLRERMFQARLAHRNQQHKK; encoded by the coding sequence ATGAGTGCCGATCAAAAGAATGGGAAACATGGGATGAATGTGATGGATGAAAAGCATGAAAAAACCGGGAACTGTAAAGCCCCTGGCTCCCATAATTCCCATATCTCCCATTCTGAGCCACCGTGGCCCAACACCCGGCCCATCATCCCCCCACGCGGCGATTACCAGACACTCCTCTCTTTTCAGAAAGCCGAGGTCATCTACGACATCACGTTCCGCTTCGCCCACAAGCACCTCAGCCGAGGCGACCGCACCGTGGACCAGATGATTCAGTCCGCGCGCTCCGGCAAGCAGAACATCCTTGAAGGCAGCAAGGCCGGGCTGACCTCAAAGGAATCCGAGATCAAACTTACCAATGTCGGACGGGCCAGCCTCGAAGAGCTGCTCGCCGACTATCGCGACTACCTCCGCGTGCGTGACCACGCCATTTGGGACAAGGACTCCAAAGAAGCGCAGTTCGTACGCCGCCTCGGCCGCAAGGTCCCGCACACCTTTGAACTTTACCGCGAATTTGTAGAGACCCGCCCGCCCAAAGTCATTGCCAACATTGCCATTTGCCTGATTCATCAGGCAAACTACCTGCTTGACCAGCAACTTTGCCGGCTGGAAAAGGATTTCCTGGAGCAAGGCGGCCTCCGCGAGCGGATGTTTCAAGCTAGACTCGCCCACCGCAACCAGCAACACAAGAAATGA
- a CDS encoding GmrSD restriction endonuclease domain-containing protein has product MATQRYSVTPHPIETLLIWVKTGEIAIPEIQRPFVWEATKVRNLLDSLYQGYPVGYLIAWRNPKVKLKDGSISVGKRILIDGQQRVTALMASLLGHEVLTDDYETRQIQIAFNPQNETFEVTNPAIRKNSVWLPDVAQVFAASASIFQMVEAYCAVNPDVSKDDVYKVIEKLRGIIHNHVGIIELAEDLDIETVTEIFIRVNSAGAPLSQADFAMSKIAVNETYGGNMLRKAIDYFCHLAVAPEFLPKIKKGDKSFVESEFFDKMKWVADVNDDIYDPNYTDMLRVAFTSEFGRGKLQDLVALLSGRNFETKQYEEAIAEESFAKLKNGIHAFINKTHFDRIVMILRSAGFIVSNLIGSQNAVNFAYILYLRGRSEKVPADDLERLVRRWFVMSMLSKRYSSAPESTIDFDIRQIDNRGVVAYADAVVPNELPDSFWTGMLPQFLDTSSSISPYFRCYQAAQIKLGDRGFLSRDITVADLLLNRADVHHVFPKKHLKDAGLSRGSYNQIANFVIAQSEINIAIGAKAPAVYFTELVDQVQGGTKKYGGITDKDDLHANLRMNCIPDGLLTGAITEYSDFLEERRKLMALKMKDWFEVL; this is encoded by the coding sequence ATGGCCACCCAACGCTACTCAGTAACCCCTCATCCAATCGAAACGCTCCTGATCTGGGTCAAAACCGGCGAGATCGCCATCCCAGAAATTCAGCGTCCCTTTGTCTGGGAAGCGACCAAGGTCCGCAACCTGCTTGACTCCTTGTATCAGGGCTATCCGGTGGGCTATCTGATCGCTTGGCGCAATCCCAAGGTCAAACTGAAGGACGGTTCCATCTCCGTTGGCAAGCGCATCCTCATTGACGGCCAGCAGCGCGTCACGGCTCTCATGGCGTCCCTTCTAGGCCATGAAGTGCTGACGGACGACTACGAGACGCGGCAGATCCAGATCGCCTTCAATCCGCAAAATGAAACCTTCGAGGTCACCAACCCGGCCATACGCAAAAACTCGGTCTGGCTGCCGGATGTGGCGCAAGTCTTTGCCGCGAGCGCCAGCATTTTCCAGATGGTCGAGGCCTATTGTGCGGTCAATCCCGATGTCTCCAAAGACGACGTCTACAAGGTGATCGAAAAGCTGCGTGGCATCATTCACAACCATGTGGGCATCATCGAGTTGGCGGAAGATCTGGATATCGAGACTGTGACCGAAATCTTCATCCGCGTGAACTCGGCCGGCGCCCCACTCTCCCAGGCCGACTTTGCCATGTCCAAGATCGCGGTGAATGAGACCTACGGCGGCAACATGCTGCGCAAGGCCATCGACTATTTTTGCCATCTCGCCGTGGCCCCTGAGTTTCTTCCCAAGATCAAGAAGGGCGACAAATCCTTCGTTGAATCCGAATTCTTCGACAAGATGAAGTGGGTCGCCGACGTCAATGACGACATCTATGATCCGAACTACACCGATATGCTGCGCGTTGCCTTCACCTCGGAATTCGGACGCGGGAAACTGCAGGACCTCGTGGCGCTTCTCTCGGGGCGTAATTTCGAGACCAAGCAGTACGAGGAAGCCATTGCGGAAGAGTCGTTCGCAAAGCTCAAGAACGGCATTCACGCCTTCATCAACAAGACCCACTTCGACCGCATCGTCATGATCCTGCGGTCGGCGGGATTCATCGTCAGCAACCTGATCGGCAGTCAGAACGCCGTCAATTTCGCCTATATCCTCTATCTGCGCGGCCGCTCGGAGAAAGTGCCCGCCGACGATCTTGAACGCCTGGTGCGCCGCTGGTTCGTCATGTCCATGTTGAGCAAGCGATACAGCAGCGCCCCGGAATCGACCATCGACTTCGATATCCGTCAGATCGATAACAGAGGTGTCGTTGCGTATGCGGATGCGGTGGTTCCCAACGAACTGCCGGACAGTTTCTGGACAGGCATGCTGCCGCAGTTCCTTGATACGTCCTCAAGCATCAGCCCCTATTTTCGCTGCTATCAGGCTGCGCAGATCAAACTTGGCGACCGGGGCTTTCTGTCCCGTGACATCACTGTGGCGGACCTGCTTCTGAACCGGGCCGACGTACATCACGTATTTCCCAAAAAACACCTCAAGGATGCAGGATTGTCGCGCGGGAGTTACAACCAGATCGCCAACTTCGTGATCGCCCAGAGCGAGATCAACATCGCGATCGGCGCCAAGGCCCCTGCCGTCTATTTTACGGAACTGGTCGACCAGGTCCAGGGCGGCACGAAGAAATACGGAGGCATCACGGACAAGGACGATCTGCATGCAAATCTGCGCATGAACTGCATTCCGGACGGCCTGCTCACAGGCGCAATCACGGAATACAGTGATTTTCTCGAAGAACGGCGCAAGTTGATGGCCTTGAAAATGAAAGACTGGTTCGAGGTGTTGTGA
- a CDS encoding slipin family protein, protein MNPYLLQFVTFSVILLVVLLYYTIKILREYERGVVFTLGRFDKVKGPGMIILIPFVQQMVRVDLRTVVMDVPTQDVISHDNVSVRVNAVVYYRVIDPEKAIIAVEHFMDATSQLAQTTLRSVLGKHELDEILAERDKLNEDIQKILDRQTDGWGIKVSNVEIKHVDLDESMIRAIAKQAEAERQRRAKVIHAEGEQQAAQKLVEAAEKLSESPSAIQLRYLQTLGEIAGEKNSTIVFPVPIDTLKSLFGGKS, encoded by the coding sequence ATGAATCCCTACTTGCTGCAATTCGTGACCTTCAGCGTCATCCTGCTGGTCGTCCTGCTTTACTATACCATCAAGATCCTGCGCGAATACGAACGCGGAGTCGTCTTCACCCTGGGCCGGTTCGACAAGGTCAAGGGACCGGGCATGATCATCCTCATCCCCTTCGTGCAGCAGATGGTCAGGGTGGATCTGCGCACCGTGGTCATGGATGTCCCGACCCAGGACGTCATCTCCCACGACAACGTCTCCGTGCGGGTCAACGCCGTGGTCTATTACCGGGTCATCGATCCGGAAAAGGCCATCATCGCGGTCGAGCACTTCATGGACGCCACCAGCCAACTGGCCCAGACCACCTTGCGCTCGGTGCTTGGAAAACATGAACTCGACGAGATTCTGGCCGAACGCGACAAGCTCAACGAAGACATTCAGAAGATTCTCGACCGCCAGACCGACGGCTGGGGGATCAAGGTCTCCAACGTGGAGATCAAGCATGTCGATCTCGACGAATCCATGATCCGGGCCATCGCCAAGCAGGCCGAGGCGGAACGGCAGCGGCGCGCCAAGGTCATTCACGCCGAAGGCGAGCAGCAAGCCGCGCAGAAGCTGGTGGAGGCAGCGGAAAAGCTTTCCGAAAGCCCAAGCGCGATCCAGCTCAGATACCTCCAGACTCTGGGGGAAATTGCCGGAGAGAAGAATTCCACCATCGTCTTCCCGGTGCCCATCGACACGCTCAAGTCCTTGTTTGGCGGAAAGTCCTAG
- a CDS encoding N-6 DNA methylase codes for MFEQAFKNIDDALWKESGCTTELDYTEQTSWLLFLKYLDALEQDKATEAALEGREYSFILDESYRWEAWAAPKNGGGKLDHNKAMTGDDLVDFVDRKLFLYLHGFKQRATGPDTIEYKIGEIFGEIKNKIRSGYTLRDIIDHVDELRFGSQNEKHELSALYEEKIKRMGNAGRNGGEYYTPRPLIRAMIQVTQPKIGERIYDGACGSAGFLCESYAYLSAKPDLTTDDLKTLQERTFYGKEKKSLAYVIAIMNMILHGIEAPSIIHTNTLSENLADIQDKDRFDVILANPPFGGKERKEVQQNFPIRTGETAFLFLQHFIKMLKAGGRAAVVIKNTFLSNSDNASVSLRKLLLESCDLHTVLDCPGGTFQGAGVKTVVLFFKKGRPTRKIWFYQLNPGRSMGKTTALNDADLVEFVELQKSRADSPKSWSVDVSQIGHASVDLSVKNPNNGEEKKYRSPQELMDEIAALDAESAEVLGKIRKLL; via the coding sequence ATGTTCGAACAAGCATTCAAAAATATCGACGACGCACTCTGGAAAGAGAGCGGCTGCACGACGGAGCTCGATTACACGGAGCAGACATCCTGGCTCCTTTTTCTCAAATACCTCGACGCGCTGGAACAGGACAAGGCCACGGAAGCGGCCCTGGAAGGGCGGGAGTATTCGTTCATCCTCGACGAGTCCTATCGCTGGGAGGCGTGGGCCGCGCCCAAGAACGGGGGCGGCAAACTGGACCACAACAAGGCCATGACTGGGGATGATTTGGTCGATTTCGTGGACCGCAAGCTCTTCCTCTACCTGCACGGTTTCAAGCAGCGGGCCACCGGGCCGGACACCATCGAATACAAGATCGGCGAGATTTTCGGCGAGATCAAAAACAAGATCCGCAGCGGCTACACCCTGCGCGACATCATCGACCATGTGGACGAACTGCGTTTCGGCTCCCAGAACGAAAAGCACGAACTCTCGGCCCTATACGAAGAGAAGATCAAACGCATGGGCAACGCGGGCCGCAACGGCGGGGAATACTACACGCCGCGTCCGCTCATCCGGGCCATGATCCAGGTCACGCAGCCAAAGATCGGCGAGCGTATCTATGACGGCGCATGCGGTTCGGCAGGCTTTTTGTGCGAATCCTACGCCTATCTCTCGGCCAAGCCGGACCTGACCACGGACGATCTCAAAACTCTTCAGGAACGCACCTTCTACGGCAAGGAAAAGAAGTCCCTCGCCTACGTCATCGCCATCATGAACATGATCCTGCATGGCATCGAGGCCCCCAGCATCATCCATACCAACACCCTGAGCGAGAACCTGGCCGACATTCAGGATAAAGACCGTTTCGACGTGATCCTGGCCAACCCGCCCTTCGGTGGCAAGGAGCGCAAGGAAGTCCAGCAGAACTTTCCCATCCGCACGGGCGAGACGGCCTTCCTCTTCCTGCAGCATTTCATCAAGATGCTCAAAGCCGGAGGCCGGGCGGCCGTGGTCATCAAGAACACGTTTCTGTCCAACTCGGACAATGCCTCGGTGTCGTTGCGCAAACTCCTGCTGGAAAGCTGTGACCTGCATACGGTGCTCGATTGTCCTGGAGGCACGTTTCAAGGTGCGGGAGTAAAGACAGTGGTGCTCTTTTTTAAGAAAGGTCGCCCCACACGCAAAATTTGGTTCTACCAGCTCAACCCAGGTCGCAGCATGGGCAAAACTACGGCTTTGAACGATGCCGACCTGGTCGAGTTCGTAGAACTGCAGAAAAGCAGGGCCGACTCGCCCAAAAGTTGGAGCGTGGACGTTTCCCAGATTGGCCATGCAAGCGTTGACCTCTCAGTCAAGAATCCGAACAACGGCGAGGAAAAAAAGTACCGCAGCCCGCAGGAGCTCATGGACGAAATCGCGGCGCTGGATGCTGAGAGTGCGGAAGTGCTGGGCAAAATTCGGAAGCTGCTATGA